A stretch of DNA from Chloroflexota bacterium:
GACCGGGACATGCGTGGCATTGTGATACGTTGGATCCAGGACGGCTTGACGTGCGAGCATCAATCCGTGCCCCAAAGGAGTGCCTGGGTACATTTGGAGACCATTGATCCGCGAGTTTACAGTCGCCGTCATCCAGGTCAGATCGAGTTCTTTTTGCCCCCAATACTTTATGCTGACCTGCTTATTCTTATCCGTTTGGCACTTGTTTTGGTTTGCATTGTAGGTGTACCAGTTGTAGAGGTTCGAGCCCTCACCCTGCTTTGGAAACGACGTCAGACCAATACGGTCACCCAGTGTGGGCGAGATCATGTTGTTAAAGAGGATGAGCGAATTCTTGGCAGTCGTGATTTTCAATTGCGGCGGATTGCCAAAGCTTTGGTCCATACTGTTCGACACATCCAGAACGTGCATCACGTCCACTGGAACGTGTACGGTATCTGTGTAAGGCGAAGCCGGACTAAGCTGGTTGAGTTTGACAACACCCACGATGGAACGCGAAGTCGGCGTCGAGGTTACAGGCGGGCGTTCTTTGCCCGTGCATACGCCGAAATCAGGACAGCCGCCATCTCCCTGCGGTGATTCCCAACGTTCGAAGATTCCTTCGATGTACGAATCACTAGCATCCTTGATATCGCATCCGGAAGTTTGATCATTCTTGCTGACACAGACTTCCGTGATCTTTAGCCGAGCAAACCCGATGATATGATATTCGAGATTCGCTCCCCCGCCGCGTGTGGAATCATAAACTGGGACGGTAACGGATCTGCCAATCGCCGCTATCCATTCGTCCTTCACACCAGAAGCCATCTTCGCGCCGGGTGTTCCAGGAACCCAATCTCCATACCCCCATCGTCCACTATCCGCCGTACCATTCAGGTACGCAGACATATTGCTCTCAAGCTCGGGCGTATTCACGCCCTCACCCCGCCAGTGCAGATACTCAAAATGGCCGCGCCCTTCCATCTCTTTTTCCCAAATCTGCACTTCCCTGCCAAACTCAAGGTCACTTACACCATCTCCATTCGTGTCAAACGTGGTATTCTTCATCGCGACGGGCCAAAGACCGGATGATATACTGCAGATACCGCAAGTAATGTACGATTTGGCGGCAGAACCGACCTGCATCTCTCGCCAACCGATTACACCAGCAAAGAACGTGTCAAATCTTTTATCGGCAACCACTTGGATGCCAACGACCGATTCACCAGTCGTTGGTATTTGCAGCTGACCATTGTTACCGTATTCAACTTTATCGTACTTGCTAAATGGAGCAGGCGTAAGGGTACCTTGTGGTCCCCGAAGCAAATAATAGGGCTTGACCACATCGGTGGGACGCGCACTACCAGCCGCCAAGTTGATTCCATTTCGCCTTGCATAATCCAGGATCCGTTGATTGATGACCGACGTGTAGACCACCGGTGTACGATTTTCCAACGTGGGACGCGCCAACACTTCAGCGCCGGCAAATGCCGCCGCGTCCACTGCGTTTTGCACTTGGCGTCGTTGGTTATAAGCGTTTCCACCATCTACCACCAATGCCACAAACGCAATCACGCCGACCAATGCCAGCGCGAGAAAAATGCCCGATTGCCCTCGTTCGTTACGCATCCAGTCTTTCATAGGATTCCTCCATATCGCGGAACCGCGTATTGCATCATTCTTCTACTCTCATCACAGATGTTGATTCGACCCAAATGGGTCCTAGAAATGTGAAACCCGGTCCGTTCAAAAAACTTACATTCAAGGTAGGAACCGGTGTGTGGTATCGAACTGTCACATTCAGTAAGGTTCCCGGAATGCGACCGGTGGCTGGTTCAATGACGATGCACATATCGTAGCTATCTAAACAACTGGTTCTATTGTTTACCGCTTGGCTACGCGACAAACAATTCGCGCTGGACATCAAGATTGGGTTGGACGTGCAGATCGTTGTTTGGACTTCAGCATTCGTGGCATACGAATTTCCGGCGAGAAAGCGTACACCCTCGCGCGCAGCCGACGATGCGCCTACAAACGAAAAAAACACCACCGCCATCCCCAAAAAGCCGACGACAACGATGATGAAGATAGGTAGCATCAACGCAAACTCGACCATCGCTTGGCCGGTTGATTTCATCAACTTAGGGTCCATATCTGACCAGCATCCCCAATGAATATCTAAGATCATAAAAGTTGGGTAGCCCCATGCGACCAAAGAATGGCATTGACATTCCGGATGAAAAAGTACTGAGTTTATAGCTAAGCGTGACCGTAATATTGCTGTAACCTGGTACTGTAGTTGAGATCGGTCGAGCAATCGTCAACAAATTAGTATCCAACGAAGCGGCGACCACATCCGCACTCAGCCGTTCCGCAAATTTCTTGCACTCATGAGTCATGGAGCCATAACCACTGGTACCGACTGGGGGAATCGGATCAGGGCAAGTCGTAGTTACGATCGGATTCAGAGACGCATAAATGGTACCATCGCGCGCGGTGTTCACTATCGCAAGGTAGGCATAGAACACCTGCCCCATTTCGAAGATCGCCAAAATCAAAAACATCATGAACGGAGTCACAATTGCCATCTCGACAGCGTTCTGACCCTGTTCATGTGATTTCCAGTGGGCTAGATTTCGTTTGAACCACTGAACAAACAATTTCACATTGTACTTTCTTGAAAAAGAGGGGGTTAAAGGAACGCTCCTTTACCCCCCTTCTCGATGTTCTATAAATAGAAACTTGCAAACGAATGGATACTGGCGTGGACCCTATCAAGGATAGGGCCCGTTGCGCAAGGCGCACTGGCGGATTACGTTGATGTGAGACCGCTGGTAATGCGGCTGAACACGTTGCCAATCTGGGGACCGAGCAAAAGCAGGATCGCGATCACGACCACGGCAACCAAAACCAAGATCAACGCGTACTCTACCAAACCTTGACCTTCTTCACGTGGCAGATACATTCTTTTCACCTCCCTTCCTAATAAGGAAATTTCGGATTTGTCTGTTTGTCCACTCTGCAGTGATTATACAGGCATACCCCCAATAATGCAATAGGAGTACAGTACCGGAAACTCGCATAGATTATCGCAACAAATACGTTATCAAAGCCAGATTCACCACTGCGCGCCCAGAGAAAAACTGGCATTGTCGAATTACGTCGCCGGCAATTCGATCCGCACACGTGTGCCTCGCCCAGTGCCGCTTTGAATTTGCAGTTTACCACCCAGCATTTGCACCCGCTTTTCCAACGTCGCCAGCCCTGAACTGCCGCGCTGCCGCGCGGACACCAACGCGTTCTCCACGTCGAATCCGCTGCCATCGTCTTCGACCGTCAACACAACTGGGTCGTTCTGCAGATCAAGCGTGACATTGACGCGCGAGGCGTGCGCGTGACGCGCCGTATTGTTCAGCAATTCCTGGGTCGCGCGGAACAAGGTCACTTCGACGTACGAGGAAAGCGTGTACTCGCCAATCGTCTGCAAATGCGTCGGCAGATGCGTCTTGGTTTCGAAGGTTTGCGTAAAGCGTTTGAGCGTCGGCGTCAGACCCAGGTCGTCGAGCATCATTGGACGCAAATCAAAAATGAATTCGCGAATGCGCTGGAACGTGGTGTTCGCGGTGTTCTTAAGATTGTCCAGTTCGGTGCGCGCCCGGGACAGGTCGCTGTCGAACAGACGCTCGACGATCTCGGCTTGCAGGATCAGATTCGTCAACGATTGCGCGGGTCCATCGTGCATCTGGCGCGCCAGGCGTTGGCGTTCTTCTTCTTGCGCCTCGATAATCTGGATAATAGACTGTTGACCTACACCGTGATCGCCCTCGCCCTGGATGAGAACGGACGCCGACGCTTCGGTCGCTTGCTCTGCCAACAAACTGACGCGTTCCAATTGCGCGCGGAAACGTTGAATGTTGCGTTGCTTGACTTGATACAGCTCCAACTGATTCCGCATCATGAACAGCCGCATCTGCGCGTCCGTTGCGCCGGCATACGTGTTCTTGATTTCCTCGCGCGTGTACGCGTCCAGGTTCGCCTCGAGTTGACGCAAGCGGCTGGCAAACTCGACCTGCCGCTGCTGCAGTCGCTCGACTTCGCCGGTGGTTTGTTTGACCAACACGTCAATCTCGCGCGCCTCGGAATCGAGTTGCTGGCGTTCTTTTTGCGCTTGATCGGCAAGTTCGTGCAAATCAGGAATCGAAGGCGTGGGCACGACTCTATCTCCTAACGCGCGTCCTGCAAGCGAATCCAACCCCGGCGCAACGCGTACACGGCGGCTTGCGTCCGGTCGTTGACGGCGAGTTTCCGCAGAATCGAAGTCATGTGGTTCTTGACGGTCTGGCGACTGATCCCCAGTTGTTGCGCGATTTCCTTGTTGCTCTGCCCACGCGTGATACATTTCAAAATTTCCATCTCGCGCGCGGAGAGCGGTTGAAAGGTAAATTCCGATCCTTCCGTGCCGGCGACCGCCATCTGATCGAACTGATTCAACAACCACGCGGCGACCTGGGGCTTGGCGAGCACCGCGTCGTTGACGACGTAGCTACCCGAACTGACCGCGTGAATCGCGCGCACCAACTCGACCGGGTTGACGTCCTTGGGAAAGTACGCCGATGCGCCGTTGCGTAACGCGTGGAGCATTTGCTCGTCGTCGTGATACGCGGTGAGAATGATCACCGCCATTTCGTTAGAGGATGCGGTCAACTCGCGCGTGGCTTGCAAACCATTGAGACTGGGCAAGTTGACGTCCATCAAAATGACTTGCGGTTTGAGTTTGCGCGCCTTTTCCACCGCTTGCAAACCGTCCGCGGCTTCGGCTTCGATCGCGAGGTCCGGTTCCATTTCCAGCACGCGCCGCAAACCCGCGCGAAAGAGTGGATGATCATCCACAATCATCACGCGAATTTTTGGAGCGGGTTTGGGCGTCACAGGTTTGTTCTTCCCAGTCGTTTGGGGTTTGGCTGTTTTGATCTTTCTGGGTGTCTTGGTCGTTTGGGTGGGCTTAGTTTTGAGCGCCGCCTTTGGCATATTCACCTCGTCGTCCGGACCGGACTCGTAGTGGGGCGACTAGCATCACACGCACGCCGCGCCCAGGTTTTGAGAACACGTGCAACGTTCCCCCAATAGATTCCGCGCGATCGCGCATCGCGGCAAGCCCCAAACGTCGGCGGGGCAGCACCCCGCGCGTAGGATCGAACCCCGCACCGTTATCGCTGATCGTGATCTGCAAATGATCGCGCGCTAAGGTGAACACCAGTTCTGCCCGCGAGGCGCGCGAATGTTGGCGAACATTTTCCAGGGCTTCTTGGATGATCCGAAACAACGCCGTTTCGACCGTCGAAGGCAAACGCTCAACGAGGACGCGCCAACCGCGCAGAGTCACCTGAATGCCAGTGCGTCGCGCAAATTCATCGGTATATTTTTTCACACTGGGACTGAGCCCCAATTCGTCGAGTAGCGGGGGTTGGAGTTCGGCTATCAGCTCGCGCAAATCGCCCAAGCCCTGATGCAACTCGCGCACAAGATCGGTCATGCCCTGGCGTGCTGATTCGGGGTGAACATCCATCAATTTCAAACAATTCTCAATCTCCAACACCGCGTTCGCAAGTAGATGCGCAGTACCGCCTTGCAACGAACGCGCCAGACGATAGCGTTCTTCTTCCATCGTTTGCGCCGCAATAGCTTTGCCGCGATTTTCGGGAGACGTCATCAGAAACAAGTATAGCATCAAATCCCCTGGGGCGCAAGAACATATCCCGTCCGAAACACGGTTTTTCAAAAGTCATTTGCAGACCCATCCCCCAACCCCCTTCCCTTATAGGGAAGGGGGTTGGGGGTTAGGTTGGCAAATGAGTCAAGCGACTTTTGAAAAGCCGTGCCGTCCGAAACCAAGACCCGAAGGGTTCGGCAAATCCTTCGGGTCCGAGTCGCTATTTCCGCGCGTCAAAATCGGCGATAAATTTCTCCGCTTCGAGTTCTGCCATACAGCCGTACCCTGCGCTGACGACCGCTTGGCGAAATACATGGTCGTGCGATTCGCCTGCCGCGAACACGCCGGGGACATTCGTGCGCAAGCGCGCGTCCACGCGCAAATACCCTTCCTCGTCCATGTCCAACTGCCCTTTGAAGAGAGCCGTATTCGGAATGTGCCCGACGTAGACAAACACGCCTTGCGCCGGCAATTCACTCATCGCGCGCGTCTGCGTATTCTCGAGCACGAGCGTCTCGACCTTGCCGTTGCCCTTGACTTGCTTGACAACCGAGTTCCACACGAAATTGATTTTCGGATTTTCGCGCGCGCGGTCTTGCAAAATCGGTTGCGCGCGCAGCGCCGCGCGGCGATGAATAATGTGGACTTTGCTCGCGAACTTGGTCAGGAACAGACCTTCTTGCAACGCGCTGTCGCCGCCGCCGACAACGGCGATTTCCTTGTTGCGAAAGAAAAATCCGTCACACGTCGCGCAGTACGATACGCCGCGCCCGGTCAACTCGCGTTCGCCTGGCACGTTCAAGCGGCGCGGCGACGCGCCGGTCGCGATGATCAACGACTTGGCTTCGTACGTCATTTCGTTTTGCGTTTTCAACTGAAGCGGATGTGTCCTCAAATTTACTTCCGTGACCACATCAATTTCGATGCGCGCGCCAAACTTTTCCGCCTGCTTTTGCATCAACTGCACCAGCTCCGGTCCGGTGATGCCATCGGGAAAGCCCGGATAATTTTCCACTTCGTTCGTCAATGCGATCTGTCCGCCGATCTCTTGTCCCGTCAACACCAACGGTTTCAAATTCCCGCGCGCCGCGTAGATCGCCGCGCTCAACCCGGCGGGTCCAGAGCCAATGATAATTAGATTCTCCATCGTCGTGTCCAACTCCGAGTAAAGTATACCAGTAAACCGGTAGGCAAATAGATAGACACCCAAGAGCAACCAAACTGCCTACTTGGCTCCCTGTCTACTTGTTTCCTTCGTTCCCTGTTGTCTTTTTTCCTTGAAACACGCGTCCACCCACCACTTGGGCGCGCGCGTTACAAGGTTGCCTTGCGCATCGTACAAGGGCTTGGCGCGCTCATCGCCCGGCGCGCCGGCGTTGCATTTCGCCGACTTGCCCACATGGCACGTCAGCGTGCGCGCGCCAACGCGATGGCACACGCGGCAGACATAAACGGTTCGTCCCATTGTCGCCATGGTTACCCCTGAATTTTCGATTTTAGATTTTCGATTGCCGATTGAAGATCGAAAATCCAAAATCATCAATCGGAAATTATCCCAGGTCGCCCAGTTCGTACAGCACCGCGCTCACCGCGACCAAGCCCGCGGTTTCGGCGCGAAGGATGCGCGGACCCAGCGAGACCGGCAGCACACCTTTGTCTTTCGCCAACGCGATTTCGTCTTCGGTGAAACCACCTTCGGGTCCGATGAACAGATTGATCGTTTTGGCGCGCGGCGCGTGCGCGAGCGCCTCGCGCAGTCCACGCGATTTCTCGCCTTCGTACGGAATCAACGCCAAGCCGTTCGCCGGCGTTTGGTCGCACGCGTGCGCGAACAACATCGGGGGCATCAAGTTCGGCAAGATCGCGCGCCCGGCTTGCTCCGCCGCTTCGACAATGATGCGATCCCAACGTTCGACGCGCGCGTCGCTCACATCGTCGAGACTGCCGACGATGCAACGCTCGGCGAGGAGCGGCACAAAAACACTCACGCCGATTTCGGTGCCCTTTTGCAAAACGAAATCGAACTTTTGCCCTTTGAGCAGACCTTGATACAACGTGACGTGCACCGGCGGCTCGGTCTCCAATTTCCATTTGTCGTTCACGCGCGCCCGCGCGGTGTCACGATCGAGCGTGACCAGTTCGACGCGATACGCCGCGCCGGAATTGTCGAGCAAAATAAATTCGTCGCCGGGGTGCATTCGCAACACATCGCGAATCTGATGCACGAGCGTACCGCGCAAAATAGCGCGGTCACCTTGAATAGCTTGCGGAGAGATGAAAAAGCGATGCATAATCAGTATTCAGTATTCAGAACTCTGTATTCAGTTGTCAGAAGAACGTTTCGCGCCGACCAACGTGACCCAATCGTCCTCTTGCTTTTGTTCGATCACGTGAATCCCGACGGCAGCGAATACCTCGCGCACATCGTCCGCTTTGAAATCGAGAATACCGGACGCGATGACTACCCCATTCGCGCGCAACGCGGCGGCGACGGCAGGCGCAAGATCGCAAATCACCTCTGCCAGTATATTGATGCAGACGAGGTCGAATTGGTTACATTCACGCGCGGCGTCAATCGAGCGTTGTTCGACGCGAATGATCGGCTCGACGTGATTGAACGCGACATTGCGCGCGGTCGTTTCCACCGCGACCTTGTCTAGATCGAGCGCGAGAATTTCGCGCGCACCAAGCTTCGCCGCGGTGATCGAAAGAATGCCGGAGCCGCATCCCACGTCGAGCATCTGCCAACCTTGCGAAGGCGCGAAGCGGGAAACCTTCGCAAGGTTCGCTTGTTGCTCTTCGAGCGCAACCATGCACAAGCGTGTCGTCGGGTGCAAGCCGGTGCCGAACGCCATCCCTGGGTCGAGTTCGATCACGATTTCGTCCGGTTGCGCGACGTACTCTAGCCACGACGGTTTGATGACGAGTCGCTTGCCGAGGTGCAGGATCGTGTAATATTTTTTCCACGCCTCCGCCCAATCCTCTTCCGCCAGTTCGCGCGTCTGCGGCGCGCTCATCGCGCGCAATTGCGACAAATGCCACAGCGCGACCTCGGCGCGTTCAACCTGCGCGCGGTCGTCGGATGAGAAAAAGGCGCGAACGGTAAACGCTCGCGCCGGATCCATCGTTTCGCCTGCCTCGGTGATCAAGGTTTGCTCGATCACCGCGCCGCCGCTCACCAATTCGTTGAGCAACGCCGCGGCGGCTTCGGCGCCTTCGGCATCGGTTTGGGTGCTCAGTTCAATCCAGTTCATCAAACCATCACGTGTAGAATTATTTGAATGCGTCTTTCACTTTGCCAAACACGCCTTTGCCTTCGGTGGGTTCTTTGCCTAGCGTGCGCGCAAATTCGCGCAAAAGCGATTTTTGTTTTTCATTGAGATGCTGCGGCACTGTAATCTGCGCGGTCACGAGCAAATCGCCGCGCCCTTTGCGTCGCAGGTACGGCACGCCCTCGTCTTTGACGCGAAACGTTTTGCCGTGTTGCGTGCCGGGCGGAATCGTCAACTTGGTTTGCCCGTCGAGCGTCGGCACGTCAATCTCGTCGCCGAGCGCGGCTTGCGCGATGTTGATCGGCAAGTCGAACAAGATGTCGTTGCCCTCACGCCGAAACATCGGGTGCTCGCGAATGTTGACGATGACGTAGAGATTTCCCGTTGGTCCGCCGCGCACGCCGGCTTCGCCCTCGCCCGCGAGACGAATCTGCGTGCCATCGTCCACGCCCGCCGGAATTTTCACGCTGAGTTTGCGCGTGACCTGCACGCGTTTTTGTCCGCGACAAGTCGAGCACGGGGTCGAGACGACTTCGCCTTCGCCTTCACAGCGCGGACACATCGCGACGTTGATGAACGAGCCGAAAATGGATTGCGTCGCGCGCCGCACCTCGCCGCTACCCTGGCATTGCGGGCAGCGCACGGGCGTCGTGCCCGGCTCCGCGCCGCTGCCCTTGCACGTCGAGCAGGTTTCGAGACGCGGAATGTCC
This window harbors:
- the prmA gene encoding 50S ribosomal protein L11 methyltransferase, with protein sequence MNWIELSTQTDAEGAEAAAALLNELVSGGAVIEQTLITEAGETMDPARAFTVRAFFSSDDRAQVERAEVALWHLSQLRAMSAPQTRELAEEDWAEAWKKYYTILHLGKRLVIKPSWLEYVAQPDEIVIELDPGMAFGTGLHPTTRLCMVALEEQQANLAKVSRFAPSQGWQMLDVGCGSGILSITAAKLGAREILALDLDKVAVETTARNVAFNHVEPIIRVEQRSIDAARECNQFDLVCINILAEVICDLAPAVAAALRANGVVIASGILDFKADDVREVFAAVGIHVIEQKQEDDWVTLVGAKRSSDN
- the trxB gene encoding thioredoxin-disulfide reductase — protein: MENLIIIGSGPAGLSAAIYAARGNLKPLVLTGQEIGGQIALTNEVENYPGFPDGITGPELVQLMQKQAEKFGARIEIDVVTEVNLRTHPLQLKTQNEMTYEAKSLIIATGASPRRLNVPGERELTGRGVSYCATCDGFFFRNKEIAVVGGGDSALQEGLFLTKFASKVHIIHRRAALRAQPILQDRARENPKINFVWNSVVKQVKGNGKVETLVLENTQTRAMSELPAQGVFVYVGHIPNTALFKGQLDMDEEGYLRVDARLRTNVPGVFAAGESHDHVFRQAVVSAGYGCMAELEAEKFIADFDARK
- a CDS encoding 16S rRNA (uracil(1498)-N(3))-methyltransferase, coding for MHRFFISPQAIQGDRAILRGTLVHQIRDVLRMHPGDEFILLDNSGAAYRVELVTLDRDTARARVNDKWKLETEPPVHVTLYQGLLKGQKFDFVLQKGTEIGVSVFVPLLAERCIVGSLDDVSDARVERWDRIIVEAAEQAGRAILPNLMPPMLFAHACDQTPANGLALIPYEGEKSRGLREALAHAPRAKTINLFIGPEGGFTEDEIALAKDKGVLPVSLGPRILRAETAGLVAVSAVLYELGDLG
- a CDS encoding sensor histidine kinase; the protein is MLYLFLMTSPENRGKAIAAQTMEEERYRLARSLQGGTAHLLANAVLEIENCLKLMDVHPESARQGMTDLVRELHQGLGDLRELIAELQPPLLDELGLSPSVKKYTDEFARRTGIQVTLRGWRVLVERLPSTVETALFRIIQEALENVRQHSRASRAELVFTLARDHLQITISDNGAGFDPTRGVLPRRRLGLAAMRDRAESIGGTLHVFSKPGRGVRVMLVAPLRVRSGRRGEYAKGGAQN
- a CDS encoding Flp family type IVb pilin, with the protein product MYLPREEGQGLVEYALILVLVAVVVIAILLLLGPQIGNVFSRITSGLTST
- the dnaJ gene encoding molecular chaperone DnaJ, whose product is MPNKRDYYEVLGVSRTATDDEIKRAFRKLAKQFHPDANQGDASAEEKFKEAGEAYQVLSDPEKRQLYDRYGHNIPGGGGFNSDFTGGFADIFEEFFGFRTGGAARRGPQPGAHLKYNLVLNFEEAVFGADKDLDIPRLETCSTCKGSGAEPGTTPVRCPQCQGSGEVRRATQSIFGSFINVAMCPRCEGEGEVVSTPCSTCRGQKRVQVTRKLSVKIPAGVDDGTQIRLAGEGEAGVRGGPTGNLYVIVNIREHPMFRREGNDILFDLPINIAQAALGDEIDVPTLDGQTKLTIPPGTQHGKTFRVKDEGVPYLRRKGRGDLLVTAQITVPQHLNEKQKSLLREFARTLGKEPTEGKGVFGKVKDAFK
- a CDS encoding pilus assembly protein; this encodes MKLFVQWFKRNLAHWKSHEQGQNAVEMAIVTPFMMFLILAIFEMGQVFYAYLAIVNTARDGTIYASLNPIVTTTCPDPIPPVGTSGYGSMTHECKKFAERLSADVVAASLDTNLLTIARPISTTVPGYSNITVTLSYKLSTFSSGMSMPFFGRMGLPNFYDLRYSLGMLVRYGP
- a CDS encoding sensor histidine kinase; this encodes MPTPSIPDLHELADQAQKERQQLDSEAREIDVLVKQTTGEVERLQQRQVEFASRLRQLEANLDAYTREEIKNTYAGATDAQMRLFMMRNQLELYQVKQRNIQRFRAQLERVSLLAEQATEASASVLIQGEGDHGVGQQSIIQIIEAQEEERQRLARQMHDGPAQSLTNLILQAEIVERLFDSDLSRARTELDNLKNTANTTFQRIREFIFDLRPMMLDDLGLTPTLKRFTQTFETKTHLPTHLQTIGEYTLSSYVEVTLFRATQELLNNTARHAHASRVNVTLDLQNDPVVLTVEDDGSGFDVENALVSARQRGSSGLATLEKRVQMLGGKLQIQSGTGRGTRVRIELPAT
- a CDS encoding response regulator transcription factor, translating into MIVDDHPLFRAGLRRVLEMEPDLAIEAEAADGLQAVEKARKLKPQVILMDVNLPSLNGLQATRELTASSNEMAVIILTAYHDDEQMLHALRNGASAYFPKDVNPVELVRAIHAVSSGSYVVNDAVLAKPQVAAWLLNQFDQMAVAGTEGSEFTFQPLSAREMEILKCITRGQSNKEIAQQLGISRQTVKNHMTSILRKLAVNDRTQAAVYALRRGWIRLQDAR
- a CDS encoding pilus assembly protein, whose protein sequence is MKSTGQAMVEFALMLPIFIIVVVGFLGMAVVFFSFVGASSAAREGVRFLAGNSYATNAEVQTTICTSNPILMSSANCLSRSQAVNNRTSCLDSYDMCIVIEPATGRIPGTLLNVTVRYHTPVPTLNVSFLNGPGFTFLGPIWVESTSVMRVEE
- a CDS encoding VWA domain-containing protein, producing MKDWMRNERGQSGIFLALALVGVIAFVALVVDGGNAYNQRRQVQNAVDAAAFAGAEVLARPTLENRTPVVYTSVINQRILDYARRNGINLAAGSARPTDVVKPYYLLRGPQGTLTPAPFSKYDKVEYGNNGQLQIPTTGESVVGIQVVADKRFDTFFAGVIGWREMQVGSAAKSYITCGICSISSGLWPVAMKNTTFDTNGDGVSDLEFGREVQIWEKEMEGRGHFEYLHWRGEGVNTPELESNMSAYLNGTADSGRWGYGDWVPGTPGAKMASGVKDEWIAAIGRSVTVPVYDSTRGGGANLEYHIIGFARLKITEVCVSKNDQTSGCDIKDASDSYIEGIFERWESPQGDGGCPDFGVCTGKERPPVTSTPTSRSIVGVVKLNQLSPASPYTDTVHVPVDVMHVLDVSNSMDQSFGNPPQLKITTAKNSLILFNNMISPTLGDRIGLTSFPKQGEGSNLYNWYTYNANQNKCQTDKNKQVSIKYWGQKELDLTWMTATVNSRINGLQMYPGTPLGHGLMLARQAVLDPTYHNATHVPVLIIASDGIANVKNNGEWTGFDGYSYSDNLCNAEAVQDAINQANKAKADNNGDGRPDIIIFTIAIGTDFNPVSLQAIASEPSNTHFFQVGDAATMSNIYSQIATRMQTIGGECNFTAKEVFAPNATVRVRNLTTGQQWSTTTTSVGYFQFDNVPPGTYEFQTMSVTMAGLNYHVFTEGTGGPDLTALPKLDVPDTAGTFEKNLYLRTDDPSGCDVVRPTATPLPPAPTLAPTPTWTTQPTATKTPTFGPSPTPSKTPTATLTKTATPTKTNTPTITPGPSPTPTRTNTPQPTKTFTPTATKTPTITPGPSPTPTRTNTPTKTPTITPTRTPSPTPRIGYNAPVLPQIKVALALPVTGGQAAPDVKRVSITVSQISVGSGERYVAYRDETLMLTLPYPT